Proteins co-encoded in one Setaria viridis chromosome 9, Setaria_viridis_v4.0, whole genome shotgun sequence genomic window:
- the LOC117837488 gene encoding transcription factor TGA2.2 isoform X1 yields MADASSRTDTSTVVDTDDKNQRLENGQSGAIVMASNSSDRSDRSDKPMDQKVLRRLAQNREAARKSRLRKKAYVQQLESSKLKLASLEQELQKARQQGIFISSSGDQTHAMSGNGAMTFDLEYSRWQEEQNKQINELRTAVNAHASDSDLRLIVDGIMAHYDEIFRLKGVAAKADVFHILSGMWKTPAERCFLWLGGFRSSELLKLLVNQLEPLTEQQLMGLSNLQQSSQQAEDALSQGMEALQQSLAETLAGSLGPSGSSGNVANYMGQMAMAMGKLGTLENFLRQADNLRQQTLHQMQRILTIRQAARALLAIHDYFSRLRALSSLWLARPRE; encoded by the exons ATGGCAGATGCTAGTTCGAGGACTGACACCTCGACTGTTGTAGACACTGACGATAAAAATCAAAGG TTAGAAAACGGACAGAGTGGAGCTATTGTCATGGCTTCTAATTCATCTGATCGGTCTGACAGATCTGACAAACCTATGGACCAAAAG GTTTTACGGCGGCTTGCCCAAAATCGTGAGGCAGCAAGAAAAAGTCGACTGAGAAAAAAG GCATATGTACAACAGCTTGAGAGCAGtaagctaaaacttgcaagCCTAGAGCAAGAGCTCCAGAAAGCTCGACAACAG GGAATCTTCATATCCAGCTCTGGAGACCAAACTCATGCTATGAGTGGAAATG GAGCTATGACCTTTGATTTAGAGTATTCTCGATGGCAAGAGGAGCAAAATAAGCAGATAAATGAGCTGAGGACTGCAGTAAATGCTCATGCAAGTGATAGTGACCTCCGTCTTATCGTGGATGGGATAATGGCACATTATGATGAGATATTCAGGCTGAAGGGCGTTGCTGCGAAGGCTGATGTGTTCCATATACTTTCAGGCATGTGGAAAACACCTGCTGAAAGGTGCTTCTTGTGGCTTGGGGGTTTCCGTTCGTCTGAGCTTCTAAAG CTCCTTGTGAATCAGCTTGAGCCACTAACGGAGCAGCAATTGATGGGGCTATCCAATCTCCAACAATCCTCCCAGCAGGCTGAGGATGCATTGTCACAAGGAATGGAAGCATTGCAGCAATCCTTGGCAGAAACGTTGGCTGGGTCCCTTGGTCCATCAGGATCCTCCGGGAACGTGGCAAACTATATGGGTCAAATGGCTATGGCCATGGGCAAACTTGGCACCCTCGAGAATTTCCTTCGTCAG gCTGATAATCTACGACAGCAGACCTTGCATCAAATGCAACGCATTCTGACGATCCGACAAGCTGCTCGGGCGCTCCTTGCGATCCATGACTACTTCTCACGTTTGCGCGCCCTGAGTTCTCTTTGGCTTGCTAGGCCACGGGAGTAA
- the LOC117837488 gene encoding transcription factor TGA2.2 isoform X2 → MASNSSDRSDRSDKPMDQKVLRRLAQNREAARKSRLRKKAYVQQLESSKLKLASLEQELQKARQQGIFISSSGDQTHAMSGNGAMTFDLEYSRWQEEQNKQINELRTAVNAHASDSDLRLIVDGIMAHYDEIFRLKGVAAKADVFHILSGMWKTPAERCFLWLGGFRSSELLKLLVNQLEPLTEQQLMGLSNLQQSSQQAEDALSQGMEALQQSLAETLAGSLGPSGSSGNVANYMGQMAMAMGKLGTLENFLRQADNLRQQTLHQMQRILTIRQAARALLAIHDYFSRLRALSSLWLARPRE, encoded by the exons ATGGCTTCTAATTCATCTGATCGGTCTGACAGATCTGACAAACCTATGGACCAAAAG GTTTTACGGCGGCTTGCCCAAAATCGTGAGGCAGCAAGAAAAAGTCGACTGAGAAAAAAG GCATATGTACAACAGCTTGAGAGCAGtaagctaaaacttgcaagCCTAGAGCAAGAGCTCCAGAAAGCTCGACAACAG GGAATCTTCATATCCAGCTCTGGAGACCAAACTCATGCTATGAGTGGAAATG GAGCTATGACCTTTGATTTAGAGTATTCTCGATGGCAAGAGGAGCAAAATAAGCAGATAAATGAGCTGAGGACTGCAGTAAATGCTCATGCAAGTGATAGTGACCTCCGTCTTATCGTGGATGGGATAATGGCACATTATGATGAGATATTCAGGCTGAAGGGCGTTGCTGCGAAGGCTGATGTGTTCCATATACTTTCAGGCATGTGGAAAACACCTGCTGAAAGGTGCTTCTTGTGGCTTGGGGGTTTCCGTTCGTCTGAGCTTCTAAAG CTCCTTGTGAATCAGCTTGAGCCACTAACGGAGCAGCAATTGATGGGGCTATCCAATCTCCAACAATCCTCCCAGCAGGCTGAGGATGCATTGTCACAAGGAATGGAAGCATTGCAGCAATCCTTGGCAGAAACGTTGGCTGGGTCCCTTGGTCCATCAGGATCCTCCGGGAACGTGGCAAACTATATGGGTCAAATGGCTATGGCCATGGGCAAACTTGGCACCCTCGAGAATTTCCTTCGTCAG gCTGATAATCTACGACAGCAGACCTTGCATCAAATGCAACGCATTCTGACGATCCGACAAGCTGCTCGGGCGCTCCTTGCGATCCATGACTACTTCTCACGTTTGCGCGCCCTGAGTTCTCTTTGGCTTGCTAGGCCACGGGAGTAA
- the LOC117837487 gene encoding inactive glucose-6-phosphate 1-dehydrogenase 4, chloroplastic, with the protein MAGLAAAASAAPVASFQFQPSLSSLRFTPVAAPAARFRIQACGLRCWVAAKLKLRKALKRHGWQLQRNPDARGNDKIHDYLEAASLTEKITHRNTHLAYDSGGEMASTSSDILDSSTVQENPMDLGSNPSETHSPVQEEEYALSNDHSDSEPSLCIAVIGATGELARSKVFPALFALYYSGFLPRSVGIFGYSRKKITDEGLRSMIEANLTCRVDHHENCGDKLNEFLKRTYYIDAGHDNKDGMARLNSRMAQIEGTRATNRIFYLAVPQEALLDVALPLADSAQTKRGWNRIIIEKPFGFTGLSSLRVTQSLLSRFEEKQIYRIDHLLGKDLIENLTVLRFSNLVFEPLWSRTYIRNVQVIFSEETATEIQGRYFGNYGIIRDIVHSHILQTIALFAMEPPVSLDGEDIRNEKVKVLRSIRKVDLEDVVLGQLKDTSGKVDRYTKSMTPTYFAAAMYIDNARWDGVPFLIKTGMGLMKNRAEIRIQFRHVPGNIYRERFGHDIDLDTNELVLRDQPEEAILLKVNNKVPGLGLQLDASELNLLYRDKYNTEVPDSYEHLLLDVLDGDSHLFMRSDELAAAWNVLTPIIHEIDQNIVAPELYEAGGRGPINAYYLAAKHGVRWDDDW; encoded by the exons ATGGCAGGGCTCGCCGCGGCAGCGTCCGCAGCACCGGTGGCGTCCTTCCAGTTCCAGCCCTCGCTGTCGAGCTTGCGCTTCACTCCG GTTGCAGCACCTGCTGCCAGATTCAGAATACAAGCTTGTGGATTGAGGTGCTGGGTTGCTGCAAAACTGAAGCTCCGGAAGGCATTAAAAAGACATGGATGGCAACTTCAAAGAAATCCAGATGCTCGAGGGAATGATAAAATTCATGATTACTTGGAGGCTGCATCGCTGACCGAAAAGATAACTCATCGGAACACACATCTTGCTTATG ATTCTGGAGGTGAAATGGCCAGTACAAGCTCTGATATTTTGGATAGTTCAACTGTTCAGGAAAATCCGATGGATCTGGGATCCAACCCCTCTGAAACCCATTCTCCTGTGCAAGAGGAAGAATATGCTTTGTCTAATGACCATTCCGACAGTGAACCATCTCTTTGCATTGCTGTAATTGGAGCTACTGGTGAGCTGGCAAGAAGTAAAGTTTTCCCGGCACTATTTGCTCTGTATTACAGTGGTTTTCTTCCTCGG AGTGTAGGCATATTTGGATATTCTAGGAAGAAAATAACAGATGAAGGTTTAAGATCTATGATTGAAGCCAATTTGACCTGCCGGGTTGATCACCA CGAAAACTGTGGTGACAAGTTAAATGAGTTCCTTAAAAGGACGTATTATATAGATGCCGGACATGACAACAAAGATGGGATGGCTAGATTAAATTCAAGGATGGCACAGATAGAG GGTACTCGTGCAACAAACAGAATATTCTACCTTGCTGTACCCCAAGAGGCACTTCTTGACGTAGCATTGCCACTGGCTGACAGTGCCCAAACTAAGCGAGGCTGGAATAGGATAATTATTGAGAAACCATTTGGCTTTACTGGTTTGTCCTCACTCCGGGTAACACAATCTCTGCTGTCAAGATTTGAGGAAAAGCAAATTTACAG AATTGATCACCTTCTGGGGAAGGATCTGATCGAAAATCTTACTGTCTTGAGATTTTCTAATTTGGTGTTTGAACCTTTGTGGAGCCGAACTTACATACGGAATGTGCAG GTTATTTTTTCTGAAGAAACAGCAACTGAAATACAAGGGAG GTACTTCGGAAATTATGGGATAATTCGTGACATAGTTCACAGTCACATTCTTCAAACAATAGCGCTATTTGCCATGGAACCACCTGTAAGTCTTGATGGAGAGGACATCCGAAATGAAAAG GTGAAGGTGCTGAGATCAATTCGTAAAGTGGACCTTGAGGATGTTGTTCTTGGTCAACTCAAAGACACCTCTGGTAAAGTTGACAGATATACAAAATCCATGACACCAACCTATTTTGCTGCTGCTATGTACATTGACAATGCACGCTGGGATGGGGTGCCATTTTTGATCAAGACAGGCATGGGGCTTATGAAGAATAG AGCTGAGATTCGAATTCAGTTTCGCCATGTCCCTGGTAATATCTACCGTGAACGTTTTGGCCATGACATAGATCTTGACACAAATGAGCTTGTTCTACGCGATCAACCTGAAGAAGCGATCCTGTTGAAAGTCAACAACAAGGTCCCAGGGCTTGGGCTCCAACTGGATGCTTCAGAACTCAACCTGCTTTACCGTGATAA GTACAATACGGAGGTTCCAGATTCATATGAGCATCTTCTCCTGGATGTGCTAGATGGAGACAGTCATCTATTCATGCGCAGCGATGAACTGGCTGCTGCATGGAACGTGCTGACCCCGATAATCCATGAGATCGATCAGAACATAGTTGCTCCTGAGCTCTACGAGGCTGGGGGTAGAGGGCCTATCAACGCTTACTACCTCGCTGCTAAACATGGGGTACGATGGGATGACGACTGGTGA
- the LOC117835736 gene encoding LOW QUALITY PROTEIN: aspartic proteinase nepenthesin-1 (The sequence of the model RefSeq protein was modified relative to this genomic sequence to represent the inferred CDS: deleted 2 bases in 1 codon) has protein sequence MPKLALLLALLAATAISCGHAAASAVRMQLIHTDAGRGLTPHELLQRMALRSRARAARILAEAAGAQVTPGEIAGAVPDTEYLVHFSIGTPPQPVQLTLDTGSDLTWTQCRPCPSCFDQALPYFDASLSSTFAGLLTCSSSPCQALPLTSCGTDSSSSGNETCGYAYSYGDGSVTVGLLVVDTFTFVADAAAALAFGCGLNNTGTGIVVDTFKSNEIGIAGFGRGALYLPSQSQLKADNFSYCFTAITGTTPSPVLLGLPANLFSSDPGTIQTITLIQNPARPSFYYLPLQGITVGSTNLPIPESTFAVTANGTGGTIIDSGTGMTSLPHDVYGLVLDAFVGQASLPVLNATSMSVSQLCFTVPTAGARPDVPKLVLEFEGGTLDLPRENYMFEIEAAGVSATCLAVNDGGGAMTIIGNYQQQSMHVLHDLANNKLSFVPAQCDQV, from the exons ATGCCGAAGCTAGCCCTCCTGCTTGCGCTGCTTGCAGCGACGGCCATCTCTTGCGGCCATGCCGCGGCTTCGGCCGTCAGGATGCAGCTCATCCACACTGATGCCGGCCGCGGCCTGACACCCCATGAGCTGCTGCAGCGCATGGCGCTGCGGAGCAGAGCCCGCGCCGCCCGAATCCTCGCCGAAGCGGCCGGCGCCCAGGTGACCCCAGGGGagatcgccggcgccgtccccgACACGGAGTACCTGGTGCACTTCTCCATCGGCACGCCTCCGCAGCCCGTGCAGCTGACGCTCGACACGGGCAGCGACCTCACCTGGACGCAGTGCCGTCCGTGCCCGTCCTGCTTCGACCAGGCCCTGCCCTACTTCGACGCGTCCCTCTCCTCGACATTCGCCGGCTTGCTCACCTGCAGCTCCTCGCCGTGTCAGGCCCTGCCGCTTACGTCGTGCGGCACCGATAGCTCGTCATCGGGCAACGAGACTTGCGGCTACGCCTACTCTTACGGCGACGGCTCGGTGACGGTCGGCCTCCTCGTCGTGGACACGTTCACATTTGtcgctgacgccgccgccgccctggcctTCGGCTGCGGCCTCAACAACACCGGGACCGGCATCGTCGTGGACACGTTCAAGTCCAACGAGATCGGCATCGCCGGCTTCGGCCGCGGCGCCCTGTACCTGCCATCGCAG TCGCAGCTCAAGGCTGACAACTTCTCCTACTGCTTCACCGCCATTACGGGGACGACACCCAGCCCCGTCCTGCTCGGCCTGCCGGCGAACCTCTTCAGCAGCGACCCCGGCACCATCCAGACCATCACGCTCATCCAGAACCCTGCCCGTCCATCCTTCTACTACCTCCCGCTGCAGGGCATCACCGTCGGGTCGACGAATCTGCCGATCCCGGAGTCCACGTTCGCGGTCACCGCGAACGGGACGGGCGGCACCATCATCGACTCCGGCACCGGCATGACGTCGCTGCCCCACGACGTGTACGGGCTCGTGCTCGACGCGTTCGTCGGCCAGGCGAGCCTGCCCGTGCTCAACGCGACGTCGATGTCGGTGTCGCAGCTCTGCTTCACGGTGCCGACGGCGGGCGCGAGGCCGGACGTGCCGAAGCTGGTGTTGGAGTTTGAGGGCGGGACGCTGGACCTGCCGCGGGAGAACTACATGTTCGAGATCGAGGCCGCGGGCGTCAGCGCCACCTGCCTTGCCGTTAACGATGGGGGCGGTGCCATGACCATCATAGGAAACTATCAGCAGCAGAGCATGCACGTCCTCCACGACCTGGCCAATAACAAGCTATCCTTTGTCCCTGCTCAGTGCGACCAGGTTTAA
- the LOC117835737 gene encoding aspartic proteinase nepenthesin-1, translating into MKMHKLTLLLALLAAALAISSSDAAGGGGAIRTQLTRADAGRGLTRRQLLRRMALRSKARAARLLSLSGSSSSSPSASASAVPGKDQPLDTEYLISFAIGTPPQPVQVTLDTGSDLVWTQCQPCPSCYAQALPYYDPDLSATSAELTCDSPPCQQLDLSSCGTHKWGNRTCVYTYYYGDKSVTNGRLDADTFTFDGCDAAVPGLAFGCGLFNNGLFSSNATGGGIAGFGRGALSLPSQLRVDNFSYCFTNVTGSTPSPVLLGLPANLYSDASGAAVQTTPLIQSSVIPTFYYLLMKGITVGSTKLPLPESAFALKGNGSGGTIIDSGTSVTLLPPLVYGLLHDAFVSQVNLPVTNDEPLCFAVPSSRKKQQKVPKLELQFEGAMLDLPRENYVFEIEEGGQSNMCIAVMSSGGDMTIIGNYQQQNLHVLYDLAGNKLSFVPARCDRV; encoded by the coding sequence ATGAAAATGCACAAGCTAACCCTCCTGCTCGCGCTgctcgcggcggcgctggccatTTCAAGCAGcgacgccgcgggcggcggcggggccatccGGACGCAGCTCAcccgcgccgacgccggccgcggcctGACCCGGCGCCAGCTGCTGCGGCGCATGGCGCTGCGCAGCAAGGCCCGCGCCGCGCGGTTGCTCTCCCTCTCcggctcgtcgtcgtcatcgccaTCGGCCAGCGCCTCCGCGGTGCCCGGGAAGGACCAGCCCCTCGACACGGAGTACCTGATCAGCTTCGCCATCggcacgccgccgcagcccgtGCAGGTGACACtcgacaccggcagcgacctcGTGTGGACGCAGTGCCAGCCGTGCCCGTCCTGCTACGCCCAGGCGCTGCCTTACTACGACCCGGACCTCTCCGCCACGTCGGCGGAGCTCACCTGCGACTCCCCACCGTGCCAGCAGCTGGACTTGTCGTCGTGCGGGACCCACAAGTGGGGCAACCGGACCTGCGTCTACACCTACTACTACGGCGACAAGTCGGTGACGAACGGCCGACTCGATGCGGACACGTTCACGTTCGACGGCTGCGACGCGGCCGTGCCCGGCCTCGCCTTCGGGTGCGGCCTCTTCAACAACGGGCTCTTCAGCTCCAacgcgaccggcggcggcatcgccgGCTTCGGCCGCGGCGCACTGTCCCTGCCGTCGCAGCTCAGGGTCGACAACTTCTCCTACTGCTTCACCAACGTCACCGGGTCGACGCCTAGCCCCGTCCTGCTCGGCCTGCCGGCGAACCTCTACAGCGACGCCAGTGGCGCCGCGGTGCAGACCACCCCGCTCATCCAGAGCTCCGTGATCCCAACCTTCTACTACCTCTTGATGAAGGGCATCACGGTCGGGTCGACGAAGCTGCCGTTGCCGGAGTCCGCGTTCGCGCTGAAGGGCAACGGGAGCGGCGGGACGATCATCGACTCCGGCACCTCCGTCACGTTGCTGCCGCCGCTTGTCTACGGGCTCCTCCACGACGCGTTCGTCTCCCAGGTGAACCTGCCCGTGACGAACGACGAGCCTCTGTGCTTCGCGGTGCCGTCGTCGAGGAAGAAGCAGCAGAAGGTGCCGAAGCTGGAGTTGCAGTTTGAGGGCGCGATGCTGGACCTGCCGCGGGAGAACTACGTGTTCGAGATAGAGGAGGGTGGCCAGAGCAACATGTGCATTGCGGTGATGTCGTCCGGCGGGGACATGACCATCATAGGCAACTATCAGCAGCAGAACCTGCACGTACTCTACGACCTCGCCGGTAACAAGCTGTCTTTCGTCCCTGCTCGCTGCGACAGGGTTTAG